One Pelotomaculum isophthalicicum JI genomic region harbors:
- a CDS encoding O-antigen ligase family protein, which yields MASKTLRAGDTAARSNNIQKAISDYEQAVKCDVTKTGTTSNNDGIPDYLKGLVNRNTAVLRKTISPVLAQKMLIILVKELHIMTNSVAKMKNKTTVVKKSRENNQWEFSHAIAFWGLMILLFLPPYFRGLFFQPEQERALISTAVIFWFAWLWKWSKRDNEFLSHPLDYFVLAFPIVYLISAFQAANYGLAVDEVVKTILYFLVYWLASRLIRDEKDITTILHVIYISALGVALAGLATTTGIIHINDGFKDGRIYSSFQYPNALASYLAAVTFIGFYLWRRTGISFTISTGEEQKKVPIRLSTEFFFQYLYTAGNFLLFTVFLGTKSQGGLLVFSLMLVIFIAGLPKGGRIPVFIHILLTGAFSGLAAWRFVSVAVNKSNGSAWFWLFAGLVLALVGQALYSLTERKGLLQWITVHRKGILAVILLTVLAGCAGVSVYVNTHTGEVRALLQLDDIHLRSAIERFYFYRDALKMFALRPLLGWGGGGWQEAYRSFQSYMYNSNQVHNDYLQIMVETGILGLLTITGIWASFLRIAHQLYQGARENVPARTLFWIITVAAVSIGAHAAIDFDLSLSAITLVLFTLFGIMRSFLAHPAADVEKKKNNKYVPPNNAVLAGASIASALILFFGGCLATAYSSYINVIQAKSYDQALSLIQKAIAYNPFNPIYYDDTNPPIPSLYHVDLLHLYQAQGKLDDAMAASMRAVELSKYNANSYADLSTLYSANKKTPEAVQAAEKALSLAPFQIQWYEFLSKTYLIAGYNELTAGKRDEAKEYFEKAEGVPAKIQIRMDTLSDEEKRLWKDAPPMTVTPTVKLSVGASQYLLGQWTEADSNLKATLDDDKNKGEAFLWLAVLRNKQDRAQEAQDFLAQAKKLSPDLAKDYEQLKSLPVLRR from the coding sequence CTGCTGTATTACGTAAAACCATAAGCCCAGTATTAGCTCAAAAGATGTTGATAATATTGGTTAAGGAGTTACATATAATGACTAATTCTGTTGCAAAAATGAAAAATAAGACTACGGTAGTAAAGAAATCGCGGGAGAACAATCAGTGGGAGTTCAGTCATGCCATAGCTTTCTGGGGATTGATGATTTTACTGTTCCTGCCCCCTTATTTCAGAGGACTTTTCTTCCAGCCCGAACAAGAGCGGGCCTTAATTTCTACCGCCGTCATTTTCTGGTTCGCCTGGCTGTGGAAATGGTCGAAGCGCGATAATGAGTTCCTTTCCCACCCGCTGGATTACTTCGTCCTGGCCTTTCCAATAGTTTATCTCATTTCAGCTTTTCAGGCCGCCAACTACGGCCTGGCGGTGGACGAAGTGGTCAAGACCATCCTGTATTTCCTGGTCTACTGGCTGGCCTCACGGCTAATCAGGGATGAGAAAGATATAACGACTATTCTGCACGTCATATATATAAGCGCCTTAGGAGTGGCGTTGGCCGGCCTAGCTACCACCACCGGGATTATCCATATCAATGATGGGTTTAAGGACGGGCGGATTTATTCCTCTTTCCAGTATCCCAACGCCCTGGCCAGCTACCTGGCAGCGGTGACGTTTATCGGTTTTTACCTTTGGCGCAGGACAGGCATATCCTTTACGATCTCCACCGGGGAAGAGCAAAAGAAGGTGCCCATCCGGTTGAGTACAGAATTCTTCTTCCAGTATCTATATACTGCCGGTAACTTCCTGCTTTTCACCGTGTTCCTGGGCACTAAGTCCCAGGGTGGCCTGCTAGTTTTCTCCTTAATGCTTGTTATTTTTATAGCCGGCCTGCCGAAAGGCGGTAGAATACCGGTATTTATCCATATATTGCTCACCGGGGCCTTCTCCGGTCTTGCCGCCTGGCGCTTTGTTTCTGTAGCTGTGAACAAGAGTAACGGCAGCGCCTGGTTCTGGCTTTTCGCCGGGTTGGTACTGGCCCTGGTCGGACAGGCGCTTTACTCCTTAACTGAAAGAAAAGGACTTTTGCAGTGGATCACCGTCCACAGAAAAGGTATCCTTGCTGTCATCCTTCTGACGGTACTGGCCGGTTGCGCCGGAGTATCCGTTTATGTAAACACACATACCGGAGAAGTAAGGGCGTTGCTGCAACTGGATGATATTCACCTTCGCAGCGCTATTGAACGTTTCTATTTCTACCGCGATGCACTGAAGATGTTTGCCCTGCGTCCACTCCTGGGTTGGGGCGGTGGCGGCTGGCAGGAAGCCTACCGCTCCTTCCAGAGCTATATGTATAACTCCAACCAGGTGCATAATGATTACCTCCAGATTATGGTGGAGACAGGTATTTTGGGCCTGCTGACGATCACTGGGATCTGGGCAAGCTTTTTGCGTATTGCCCACCAGCTTTACCAAGGGGCCAGGGAAAACGTCCCTGCCAGGACACTGTTCTGGATAATTACCGTGGCGGCGGTTTCCATAGGTGCACACGCCGCCATAGACTTCGACCTGTCCCTTTCCGCCATTACCCTTGTGCTTTTCACCCTGTTCGGCATTATGCGTTCTTTCCTGGCCCACCCAGCAGCCGATGTTGAGAAAAAGAAAAACAATAAATACGTGCCGCCCAACAATGCCGTCTTGGCAGGTGCTTCAATCGCTTCCGCTCTAATCCTGTTCTTCGGTGGCTGCCTGGCTACTGCTTATAGCAGCTATATAAATGTTATTCAAGCCAAGAGCTACGACCAGGCACTGTCTTTAATACAAAAAGCTATAGCCTACAATCCGTTTAACCCAATCTATTATGATGATACAAATCCACCAATCCCTTCACTTTACCACGTAGACCTGCTTCACCTCTATCAGGCTCAGGGCAAATTGGACGATGCCATGGCTGCATCCATGCGTGCCGTGGAGCTTAGTAAATACAACGCAAACAGTTACGCGGATCTGTCCACCCTATACAGCGCTAATAAGAAAACTCCGGAAGCTGTCCAGGCGGCTGAAAAAGCACTATCCCTAGCCCCGTTCCAAATCCAGTGGTACGAATTTTTATCCAAGACTTATTTAATAGCTGGGTACAACGAACTGACCGCTGGAAAGCGAGACGAAGCAAAGGAGTATTTTGAAAAAGCAGAAGGAGTTCCGGCAAAAATCCAAATTCGGATGGATACCCTCAGTGATGAAGAAAAACGCCTATGGAAAGATGCTCCACCGATGACAGTAACCCCGACGGTGAAACTAAGCGTGGGAGCGTCTCAGTATCTGCTTGGGCAATGGACTGAAGCTGACAGTAACCTCAAGGCTACCCTTGATGACGATAAGAATAAAGGTGAGGCTTTCCTCTGGCTGGCTGTACTGCGGAACAAGCAGGACCGGGCGCAGGAAGCTCAAGATTTCCTGGCTCAGGCCAAGAAGCTATCACCGGATCTGGCAAAGGATTATGAGCAACTTAAGAGTCTGCCTGTTTTGAGAAGGTAA
- a CDS encoding accessory gene regulator B family protein has protein sequence MMGIYVIFRWVPAGTAKKQIKDESIRMEQRKKTFLVLTVWSVLIVILITQKMAADAFAVILGILGSLILMTPLGYKAAKVLDSILNIAGKEV, from the coding sequence CTGATGGGTATTTACGTTATCTTTAGATGGGTGCCGGCGGGTACAGCAAAGAAACAAATAAAAGATGAATCAATAAGAATGGAACAAAGGAAAAAAACCTTCCTTGTTTTAACAGTATGGTCCGTTCTCATAGTTATACTTATAACGCAAAAGATGGCCGCTGACGCTTTTGCAGTGATTTTGGGAATCCTCGGAAGTCTCATTTTGATGACTCCATTGGGATACAAAGCAGCTAAGGTTCTTGACAGCATTCTGAATATTGCCGGGAAGGAGGTGTAG
- a CDS encoding cyclic lactone autoinducer peptide: protein MLKKMITIMVHALASVLVFVAYTGVSPCCWFITYEPDIPDSLKH from the coding sequence ATGCTAAAAAAAATGATAACGATAATGGTCCATGCATTAGCGTCAGTATTAGTCTTTGTTGCTTATACCGGTGTAAGCCCGTGTTGCTGGTTTATCACTTATGAACCAGACATTCCGGATAGTTTAAAACATTAG
- a CDS encoding response regulator, protein MVNILLLEDELYTRRFLKKLVSENPSVDKVIDTPSGKEAINFAREYKLDIALLDIELAPEEGLNGILVAKKIHDFNPDIFSLVFG, encoded by the coding sequence ATGGTAAATATTTTGCTTCTAGAAGATGAACTTTACACCAGGAGATTTCTCAAAAAGTTGGTATCTGAAAACCCTTCCGTTGACAAGGTAATTGATACTCCAAGCGGTAAAGAAGCAATCAATTTTGCCAGGGAATATAAACTGGACATAGCGCTATTGGATATAGAACTGGCTCCAGAAGAAGGGTTGAACGGAATATTAGTCGCTAAAAAAATACATGATTTCAATCCTGATATATTTTCATTGGTGTTCGGTTAA
- a CDS encoding IS4 family transposase gives MFSPEWLRDTAAKVGYVQRNRKIDPVTFFWVVVLGFGVGVQRTLASLRRAYETASAETLVPSSFYDRFNKGLIAFLKECLAHGIVDLANHASLTLSDKLKGFKDLVVADGTIIRLHDKLAEQFPGARGKAELKIHTAIGITGNTKSIAIYSGKTADIKTMRIGSWVKDNILLFDLGYFKYELFSRIRGNGGYFVSRLKQSANPTIVSVLRVHQGNTIDLAGKKLKDMLPRLKREVIDIEVEVSFKGRASKAKKTEKDGTFEVYHPKGDTPKVKETFRLVGVRDKESKTYHLYLTNITPEQLPAEDVALLYRARWSIELVFKELKRLYQLDVISSGAPTVIESLVLVAMLTLVVSHRLLNQMRLWAPEKSTRFTPLRWAESFYAIAPVMMGRVLKTAGIDEDPLLLIVYFMGEGVDPNVNRERLLSPWVKAANSQGFDTID, from the coding sequence ATGTTCTCCCCGGAGTGGCTGAGGGACACAGCGGCCAAAGTCGGGTATGTACAGCGTAACAGAAAGATCGACCCGGTCACCTTTTTCTGGGTCGTGGTGCTTGGTTTTGGAGTTGGAGTACAGCGTACCCTCGCCTCATTAAGAAGGGCCTACGAGACAGCATCGGCTGAAACACTCGTTCCATCCTCTTTTTATGACCGCTTCAATAAGGGGCTCATTGCCTTTCTTAAAGAGTGCTTGGCGCACGGCATAGTGGATCTAGCAAACCACGCCAGCCTCACGCTTTCAGATAAACTAAAGGGGTTCAAGGACCTGGTGGTGGCAGACGGCACGATCATCAGGCTGCACGATAAACTGGCTGAACAGTTTCCTGGGGCGAGGGGTAAAGCTGAGCTCAAGATACATACGGCCATCGGGATCACAGGCAACACAAAGAGCATCGCCATCTATTCCGGTAAGACCGCCGATATCAAGACCATGCGCATCGGATCCTGGGTGAAGGACAACATCCTCCTGTTCGATCTTGGCTATTTTAAGTACGAGTTGTTCAGCAGGATCAGAGGCAATGGCGGCTACTTCGTAAGCAGGCTGAAGCAATCAGCCAACCCTACCATAGTCTCGGTGTTGCGTGTCCACCAGGGTAATACGATCGACCTTGCCGGCAAAAAGCTTAAGGATATGCTCCCCCGGCTGAAGCGGGAAGTGATCGACATCGAGGTGGAGGTTTCCTTCAAAGGCAGAGCCTCTAAGGCCAAGAAAACAGAGAAAGACGGGACGTTCGAGGTCTATCATCCCAAGGGCGACACACCTAAGGTTAAAGAAACCTTCCGGTTGGTAGGGGTACGCGACAAGGAAAGCAAGACGTATCATCTCTACCTTACCAACATCACACCGGAACAGCTCCCGGCAGAAGACGTGGCGCTTCTTTACAGGGCGCGCTGGAGCATAGAACTGGTTTTCAAGGAACTGAAGCGCCTCTATCAACTGGATGTGATTTCCAGTGGGGCGCCTACCGTGATAGAATCTCTGGTGCTAGTGGCCATGCTGACCCTGGTTGTAAGCCACCGACTGCTTAACCAAATGCGACTTTGGGCTCCGGAGAAAAGCACCCGCTTTACACCTCTGCGTTGGGCCGAGTCGTTTTATGCTATTGCGCCAGTTATGATGGGCCGCGTACTCAAGACTGCTGGTATTGACGAGGATCCTCTCTTGCTCATTGTTTACTTCATGGGTGAGGGCGTCGATCCCAACGTTAACAGAGAACGACTGTTGTCGCCTTGGGTAAAAGCGGCCAATTCCCAGGGATTTGATACTATTGATTAA
- a CDS encoding LytR/AlgR family response regulator transcription factor, translating into MDIFFVFITGYSQYAIDSFAVHPYDYILKPVKKAKINEIISNLTKEIKKRNDIGSSPPKIRIKAKNEIFMIAPDDILFIEKQEKINLIHTENNVYKIHQTLSKLAEKLGGNFLRVHRSFIANMDKISRIREVGNRSYEIEFDGYDKVALMSRYKFEEHKHRFAPL; encoded by the coding sequence ATGGATATATTTTTTGTTTTTATAACAGGGTACTCTCAATATGCAATTGACTCATTCGCTGTCCACCCATATGACTACATTCTAAAGCCAGTGAAAAAAGCAAAAATTAATGAAATTATAAGCAATCTTACGAAAGAAATAAAAAAAAGAAACGATATTGGGAGCAGTCCCCCAAAAATTAGGATCAAAGCCAAGAATGAAATATTTATGATAGCGCCTGACGACATCCTGTTTATTGAGAAACAGGAAAAAATTAATCTGATTCATACAGAAAACAACGTTTATAAGATACATCAAACCCTAAGTAAGTTAGCAGAAAAATTAGGAGGTAATTTCCTTAGGGTTCATAGGTCATTTATAGCGAACATGGACAAAATCAGTAGAATCAGAGAGGTAGGTAACAGGTCTTATGAGATCGAATTTGACGGATATGACAAAGTTGCTTTAATGAGCCGGTATAAATTCGAAGAACATAAACACAGATTCGCCCCTTTGTAG